One window of the Zea mays cultivar B73 chromosome 3, Zm-B73-REFERENCE-NAM-5.0, whole genome shotgun sequence genome contains the following:
- the LOC109944832 gene encoding NHP2-like protein 1, producing the protein MESTVNPKAYPLADAQLTMGILDIIQHSTNYKQLKKGANEATNTLNRGISEFVVMAADTEPLEILLHLPLLAEDKVRAGNTR; encoded by the exons ATGGAGTCCACGGTGAACCCGAAGGCGTACCCGCTGGCTGATGCGCAGCTAACGATGGGTATCCTCGATATCATCCAGCACTCCACCAACTACAAGCAGCTCAAGAAGGGAGCGAACGAAG CGACGAATACCCTGAATAGGGGGATATCAGAGTTTGTTGTGATGGCGGCGGATACAGAGCCTCTTGAGATCCTACTCCACCTCCCCTTATTAGCTGAGGATAAG GTACGTGCTGGGAATACAAGATAA
- the LOC100383325 gene encoding Protein IMPAIRED IN BABA-INDUCED STERILITY 1 has protein sequence MGCAASRHGAVSSPPYDVSSSCSYNMSRSASASADLGSSSALSIWSRPVRLEAFDEEDDERRRLSGRDAAARLGNVRRCMEGEQAAAGWPSWLSAVAAEAVHGWVPLRAESFERLEKIGQGTYSSVFRARELATGRLVALKKVRFDSVEPESVRFMAREILILRRLRGHPNVVGLEGIITSRSSPSIYLVFEYLEHDLAGLSSSPDITFTEPQIKCYMRQLLEGLAHCHARGVMHRDIKCANLLVNNSGELKVADFGLANLFAPAPAAPLTSRVVTLWYRPPELLLGATAYEPSVDLWSAGCVFAEMHARRPVLQGRTEVEQIHRIFKLCGSPPEDFWRRLGLSHGAVFRPQQPYPSRLRDTFAASMPDHTFRLLATLLSLDPAGRGTAAAALDAEYFTTAPYACEPESLPKYAPNKEMDAKLREESRRRSNLPSQGGEADKGLSRGHKSMRLQDTNQSHVHAEESLPVVAENGVTMAGNDGDSRLFVDLEPVPAISKRHGGSVGGDHAAPCARARTMSTSFKEPPCVAEHLPLSGPVQLAASTGFSWAKKPRPDATTAAVTVTMRSGSMGPGTNRNNNSGGGDGARTTSGSGATATATAAAAPYEAEKQEVIKQWAQVADAFSASEAYNSRLRQTLDAKQLKTGMMHKGKVNRVDFSGPLLSQPRRIDELLHIHEQQIRQAGRRPWFMKGTEEEEH, from the exons ATGGGGTGCGCGGCGTCGAGGCACGGGGCGGTGTCCTCTCCGCCGTACGATGTGTCGTCGTCGTGCTCCTACAACATGTCCCGCAGCGCGTCGGCGTCGGCGGACCTAGGCTCGTCGTCCGCGCTGTCGATATGGAGCCGGCCAGTGCGGCTGGAGGCGTTCGACGAGGAGGACGACGAGCGGCGGCGGCTGTCGGGGAGGGATGCGGCGGCGCGGTTGGGGAACGTCCGGCGGTGCATGGAGGGCGAGCAGGCGGCTGCCGGGTGGCCGTCGTGGCTGAGCGCGGTGGCCGCCGAGGCCGTGCACGGGTGGGTGCCGCTTCGCGCTGAGAGCTTCGAGAGGCTGGAGAAGATCGGGCAGGGCACGTACAGCAGCGTGTTCCGGGCGCGGGAGCTGGCCACGGGCCGGCTGGTGGCGCTCAAGAAGGTGCGGTTCGACAGCGTGGAGCCCGAGAGCGTGCGGTTCATGGCGCGGGAGATCCTCATCCTCCGCCGCCTCCGTGGCCACCCCAACGTTGTCGGCCTCGAGGGCATCATCACCTCCCGCTCCTCTCCCTCCATCTACCTCGTCTTCGAGTACCTCGAGCACGACCTGGCCGGCCTCAGCTCCTCCCCCGACATCACCTTCACCGAGCCCCAG ATCAAGTGCTACATGCGACAGCTGCTGGAGGGGCTGGCGCACTGCCATGCGCGCGGGGTGATGCACCGGGACATCAAGTGCGCCAACCTGCTGGTGAACAACAGCGGCGAGCTCAAGGTGGCGGACTTCGGGCTGGCGAACCTCTtcgcgccggcgccggcggcgcCGCTCACCAGCCGGGTGGTCACGCTCTGGTACCGCCCGCCGGAGCTGCTCCTGGGCGCCACGGCGTACGAGCCCTCCGTCGACCTCTGGAGCGCCGGCTGCGTCTTCGCGGAGATGCACGCGCGCCGGCCCGTCCTGCAGGGCCGCACCGAGGTCGAGCAGATCCACAGGATCTTCAAGCTCTGTGGCTCGCCGCCCGAAGACTTCTGGCGCCGCTTGGGGCTCTCCCACGGCGCCGTCTTCCGCCCGCAGCAACCTTACCCGAGCCGCCTCCGGGACACCTTCGCCGCGTCCATGCCCGACCACACGTTCCGCCTCCTCGCCACGCTCCTCTCCCTCGACCCTGCCGGCCGtggcaccgccgccgccgccctcgacGCCGAG TACTTCACGACGGCGCCATACGCGTGCGAGCCGGAGAGCCTGCCCAAGTACGCGCCCAACAAGGAGATGGACGCTAAGCTCCGAGAAGAATCTAGAAG GAGGAGCAACCTTCCGAGCCAAGGCGGCGAGGCGGATAAGGGTCTGTCGAGGGGGCACAAGAGCATGCGGCTGCAGGACACGAACCAGAGCCACGTGCACGCCGAG GAATCGCTGCCCGTTGTGGCCGAAAACGGGGTGACAATGGCGGGGAACGACGGCGACTCGCGGCTGTTCGTCGACCTGGAGCCCGTTCCGGCCATCAGCAAGCGGCACGGCGGCAGCGTCGGCGGCGACCACGCGGCGCCGTGCGCCAGGGCTAGGACCATGTCCACCAGCTTCAAGGAGCCGCCTTGTGTCGCcgaacacctccctctctctggcCCCGTGCAGCTCGCGGCGTCCACCGGCTTCTCCTGGGCCAAGAAGCCCCGGCCCGACGCCACGACGGCGGCGGTAACTGTGACGATGCGGAGCGGCTCCATGGGGCCAGGGACCAACAGGAACAACAACAGCGGAGGAGGAGACGGAGCAAGAACCACCTCCGGCTCcggcgccaccgccaccgccacagCAGCGGCGGCACCATACGAGGCGGAGAAGCAGGAGGTGATCAAGCAGTGGGCACAGGTCGCTGACGCCTTCAGCGCCTCTGAAGCTTACAACAGCAGGTTGAGGCAGACGCTTGACGCCAAGCAGCTCAAGACTGGAATG ATGCACAAGGGGAAGGTGAACAGGGTGGACTTCTCAGGGCCGCTGCTGTCGCAGCCCCGGCGCATCGACGAGCTCCTGCACATCCACGAGCAGCAGATCCGGCAAGCTGGTCGCCGGCCATGGTTCATGAAAG GCACCGAGGAGGAGGAGCACTGA